Proteins encoded together in one Veillonellaceae bacterium window:
- a CDS encoding transposase: protein MPRTARVKSNTDIYHIMIRGIDKQLILVDEEDNQKLKEVLRQCKDICGYDLYAYCFLGNHIHLLIKEGKESLGQIFKRIGSRYVYYFNQKYKRIGHLFQDRFKSEPVNDDSYLLTVLTYIHNNPVKAGLSKTAAEYQWSSYNEYTQSNNLVNVQFVLGMITRQQFIDLHNDERNADVLDIAEDNFRVTDAEAVLMIKEICGLDSSELVMTDIGKRNLYIRQLREKGLSIRQIARVTGIRKGIIEKLK, encoded by the coding sequence ATGCCAAGAACTGCACGGGTAAAAAGTAATACTGATATATACCACATAATGATTCGAGGGATAGATAAGCAACTTATTTTAGTGGATGAGGAAGACAATCAAAAATTAAAAGAAGTTTTGCGCCAATGTAAAGATATATGCGGATATGATCTTTACGCATATTGTTTCTTAGGTAATCATATTCATCTTTTAATCAAGGAGGGTAAAGAAAGTTTAGGCCAAATATTCAAGCGAATAGGATCTAGGTACGTATATTATTTTAATCAGAAATATAAAAGGATAGGTCATTTATTTCAGGATAGGTTCAAGAGTGAGCCGGTCAATGATGATAGCTATTTACTAACGGTATTAACTTATATTCACAATAATCCAGTCAAAGCTGGCCTAAGTAAAACGGCGGCTGAGTATCAATGGAGCAGTTATAATGAATATACGCAATCTAATAATCTGGTCAATGTTCAATTTGTGTTAGGAATGATAACCAGACAACAATTTATAGATTTGCATAACGACGAAAGGAATGCGGATGTCTTAGATATTGCTGAGGATAATTTTAGAGTAACAGATGCTGAAGCTGTACTGATGATTAAAGAGATTTGTGGGCTAGATAGCAGCGAACTAGTAATGACGGACATAGGTAAGCGAAATTTATATATAAGGCAACTGCGAGAAAAAGGTTTATCAATTCGGCAAATTGCTAGAGTAACAGGAATTAGAAAGGGAATTATTGAAAAACTAAAGTAA